The following are encoded in a window of Kogia breviceps isolate mKogBre1 chromosome 10, mKogBre1 haplotype 1, whole genome shotgun sequence genomic DNA:
- the TMEM40 gene encoding transmembrane protein 40 isoform X5, with amino-acid sequence METSGSLQDHSQVHGESEDLDHGETDFHKQDQEAELYSQEQDERGKSSSSSSSSSGAEHGEPDVLKDELQLCEGVPGEVVLSEESGLRRRGSNPESGEVEPCQLRRLNIKKDDEFFHFILLCFAIGALLVCYHYYTDWFMSLGVGLLTFASLETVGIYFGLVYRIHSVLHGFIPLFQKFRLIARPRQQNMF; translated from the exons ATGGAGACTTCAGGATCACTTCAAGACCACAGTCAAGTCCACGGAGAATCAGAAGATCTAGACC ATGGAGAGACAGATTTCCACAAGCAAGACCAGGAAGCTGAGCTCTATTCTCAAGAACAAGATGAGAGAGGCAAgtcttcctcctcttcatcctcctcctcag GTGCTGAGCATGGGGAGCCTGACGTTTTGAAGGATGAGCTTCAGCTCTGTGAAG GTGTCCCTGGGGAGGTGGTGCTGTCTGAGGAATCAG GACTCCGAAGGAGAGGCTCTAACCCAGAGAGTG GAGAAGTGGAGCCCTGTCAGTTAAGAAGACTAAATATAAAGAAAGATG AtgagtttttccatttcatcctcCTCTGCTTTGCCATTGGGGCCTTGCTGGTGTGTTATCACTATTATACAG ACTGGTTCATGTCCCTTGGGGTCGGGCTGCTCACCTTTGCCTCCTTGGAGACCGTTGGCATCTACTTTGGCCTGG TGTACCGGATCCACAGCGTCCTGCATGGCTTCATTCCCCTCTTTCAGAAGTTTAGGCTGATAG
- the TMEM40 gene encoding transmembrane protein 40 isoform X6 translates to METSGSLQDHSQVHGESEDLDHGETDFHKQDQEAELYSQEQDERGKSSSSSSSSSGAEHGEPDVLKDELQLCEGVPGEVVLSEESGLRRRGSNPESGEVEPCQLRRLNIKKDDEFFHFILLCFAIGALLVCYHYYTDWFMSLGVGLLTFASLETVGIYFGLVYRIHSVLHGFIPLFQKFRLIGFRKTD, encoded by the exons ATGGAGACTTCAGGATCACTTCAAGACCACAGTCAAGTCCACGGAGAATCAGAAGATCTAGACC ATGGAGAGACAGATTTCCACAAGCAAGACCAGGAAGCTGAGCTCTATTCTCAAGAACAAGATGAGAGAGGCAAgtcttcctcctcttcatcctcctcctcag GTGCTGAGCATGGGGAGCCTGACGTTTTGAAGGATGAGCTTCAGCTCTGTGAAG GTGTCCCTGGGGAGGTGGTGCTGTCTGAGGAATCAG GACTCCGAAGGAGAGGCTCTAACCCAGAGAGTG GAGAAGTGGAGCCCTGTCAGTTAAGAAGACTAAATATAAAGAAAGATG AtgagtttttccatttcatcctcCTCTGCTTTGCCATTGGGGCCTTGCTGGTGTGTTATCACTATTATACAG ACTGGTTCATGTCCCTTGGGGTCGGGCTGCTCACCTTTGCCTCCTTGGAGACCGTTGGCATCTACTTTGGCCTGG TGTACCGGATCCACAGCGTCCTGCATGGCTTCATTCCCCTCTTTCAGAAGTTTAGGCTGATAG